Proteins from a single region of Papaver somniferum cultivar HN1 unplaced genomic scaffold, ASM357369v1 unplaced-scaffold_11, whole genome shotgun sequence:
- the LOC113328572 gene encoding uncharacterized protein At4g37920-like has translation MSYYYSTGLEFSISTKPSLLSSNHGEISKICTKLPTKIQVSTKNGASSRRRHQSFRAQSSPTQVNSVASSVEIEQSEVQVAEGYTITQFCDKIIDVFLNEKPQTKDWRKLLVFREEWKKYSDKFYKQCKARADAENDNGMKQKLVLLGRKVRKIDDEIERHSELLKEIEQSPTDINAVVAKRRKDFNEEFFRHLTLLSETYDSLDDRDAISRLGARCLSAICVYDNTVENAETLDAAQAKFDDILNSPSLDAACEKIKSLGKAKELDSSLILLINSAWGAAKESTTMKNEVKDIMYHLYKATKSSLRSIAPKEIKLLKHLLNITDPEERFSALATAFSPGDEKVAKDPNALYTTPKELYKWIKIMLDAYHLNKEESEIREAKELTLPIVMQRLFILKETIEEEYLQQNTAAEDSTPKEL, from the exons ATGAGTTATTATTACTCCACAGGCTTAGAGTTTTCAATATCCACTAAACCCTCTCTTCTCTCCTCTAATCATGGAGAAATCTCTAAAATTTGTACCAAATTGCCCACCAAAATCCAAGTTTCAACAAAAAATGGAGCAAGTAGCAGAAGAAGACATCAAAGCTTCAGAGCTCAATCAA GTCCTACTCAAGTGAATAGTGTAGCTAGTAGTGTTGAAATTGAGCAAAGTGAGGTACAAGTAGCTGAAGGGTATACAATTACTCAATTCTGTGATAAAATTATTGATGTGTTCTTGAATGAGAAACCACAGACAAAAGATTGGAGGAAGTTGTTGGTGTTTAGAGAGGAATGGAAAAAGTATAGTGACAAATTCTACAAGCAATGTAAAGCCCGGGCGGATGCGGAGAATGATAACGGTATGAAACAGAAGTTGGTGTTGCTAGGGAGGAAAGTGAGAAAG ATTGatgatgaaatagaaagacatagTGAGCTACTCAAAGAGATAGAGCAAAGTCCAACCGATATCAATGCAGTTGTGGCTAAGCGGCGTAAGGATTTCAATGAGGAGTTTTTCCGCCATCTTACTTTACTGTCGGAGACTTACGATAGCTTGGATGACCGCGATG CAATATCCAGGCTTGGAGCTAGATGCCTCTCTGCAATCTGTGTGTATGATAACACGGTTGAAAATGCGGAGACGTTAGATGCTGCTCAAGCTAAATTTGATGATATACTCAACTCTCCCTCACTAGATGCAGCATGCGAGAAGATCAAAAGTCTAGGGAAGGCAAAAGAGCTTGATTCCTCCTTGATCTTGTTGATTAATAGTGCTTGGGGTGCAGCAAAGGAATCCACGACCATGAAGAATGAG GTTAAAGACATAATGTATCACCTATATAAAGCCACAAAAAGCAGCCTTAGGAGCATTGCACCGAAGGAGATAAAGCTACTCAAACATCTGTTAAATATCACAGATCCAGAAGAAAGGTTCTCAGCATTGGCTACTGCCTTCTCTCCAGGAGATGAAAAAGTAGCCAAGGACCCCAACGCCCTGTACAC TACGCCAAAGGAGCTGTACAAATGGATCAAGATCATGCTCGACGCATACCATCTGAACAAAGAAGAATCTGAAATCAGGGAAGCAAAGGAACTGACTTTACCCATTGTGATGCAAAGGCTTTTCATACTGAAGGAAACAATAGAAGAAGAGTATTTGCAACAAAATACTGCGGCAGAAGATTCCACACCGAAAGAACTATGA